A single window of Streptomyces aquilus DNA harbors:
- the ypfJ gene encoding KPN_02809 family neutral zinc metallopeptidase: MQFDDDARLDTSEVQDVRGSRIPGGRATVGGGIAGLIALLLGLFLGVGPDQLGLSDTGGDQPAATASGLAQVQQSCRTGQDANTRDDCRMVAVVNSVQDYWDQEFARRSGSYSRSPTVFFSQRVGTACGSATSAVGPFYCPGDRKVYLDLGFFDELRSKFGASGGAFAQAYVVAHEYGHHVQDLMGTLSRSQDGRTGANSNAVRVELQADCYAGVWAHHATTTKDESTGRPLITSLTAADITDGLDAAAAVGDDRIQERFQGRVTPESWTHGSAEQRQQWFRTGYESGDMARCNTFS, encoded by the coding sequence ATGCAGTTCGACGACGACGCCAGACTGGACACCTCCGAGGTCCAGGACGTGCGCGGCAGCCGCATCCCCGGAGGCAGGGCGACCGTCGGCGGGGGCATCGCCGGGCTGATCGCGCTGCTGCTGGGGCTGTTCCTGGGGGTGGGACCCGACCAGCTGGGACTCTCCGACACCGGCGGTGACCAGCCCGCCGCCACGGCCTCCGGCCTCGCGCAGGTCCAGCAGTCCTGCCGTACCGGGCAGGACGCCAACACCCGGGACGACTGCCGGATGGTCGCGGTCGTCAACAGCGTGCAGGACTACTGGGACCAGGAGTTCGCGCGGCGCAGCGGCTCGTACTCCCGCTCCCCCACCGTCTTCTTCAGTCAGCGGGTCGGTACGGCGTGCGGGTCGGCGACCTCCGCGGTCGGGCCGTTCTACTGCCCCGGCGACCGGAAGGTCTATCTGGACCTCGGCTTCTTCGACGAGCTGCGGTCGAAGTTCGGCGCGAGCGGCGGCGCCTTCGCGCAGGCCTACGTCGTCGCGCACGAGTACGGGCATCACGTGCAGGACCTGATGGGCACGCTCAGCCGGTCCCAGGACGGGCGCACGGGCGCGAACAGCAACGCGGTCAGGGTCGAGCTCCAGGCGGACTGCTACGCCGGGGTGTGGGCGCACCACGCGACCACCACGAAGGACGAGTCGACCGGGCGCCCCCTGATCACCAGCCTCACCGCCGCCGACATCACCGACGGTCTGGACGCGGCGGCGGCCGTGGGCGACGACCGGATCCAGGAGCGGTTCCAGGGACGGGTGACGCCGGAGTCGTGGACGCACGGGTCGGCGGAGCAGCGGCAGCAGTGGTTCCGGACGGGGTACGAGAGCGGGGACATGGCGCGGTGCAACACCTTCAGCTGA
- a CDS encoding helix-turn-helix domain-containing protein — protein MAETLKKGSRVTGAARDKLAADLKKKYDSGASIRALAEETGRSYGFVHRMLSESGVTLRGRGGATRGKKAASS, from the coding sequence GTGGCCGAGACTCTGAAGAAGGGCAGCCGGGTGACCGGCGCCGCGCGCGACAAGCTCGCGGCAGACCTGAAGAAGAAGTACGACTCCGGTGCGAGCATTCGGGCGCTGGCCGAAGAGACCGGCCGCTCGTATGGCTTCGTACACCGGATGCTCAGCGAGTCGGGCGTCACGCTTCGTGGGCGTGGCGGCGCGACCCGGGGCAAGAAGGCCGCGTCGTCCTGA
- a CDS encoding Asp23/Gls24 family envelope stress response protein: protein MTAEAGELHRPLTVVPPGERGATRIADRVVAKIASQAAREVIGEVPDEAAPAHATVVVHHDTARVHVHLELGYPTDIGARCARVRRHVVERVRALVGMEVSEVAVQVERLHLTPAHGAAQGRTR, encoded by the coding sequence ATGACCGCCGAGGCCGGTGAGCTGCACAGGCCCCTGACCGTCGTACCGCCCGGCGAACGCGGTGCGACGCGGATCGCCGACCGGGTCGTGGCGAAGATCGCCTCGCAGGCGGCGCGCGAGGTGATCGGGGAGGTCCCGGACGAGGCCGCGCCCGCGCACGCCACCGTGGTGGTCCACCACGACACGGCGCGCGTCCACGTCCACCTCGAACTCGGCTACCCCACCGACATCGGCGCCCGTTGCGCCCGGGTGCGTCGACATGTGGTGGAGCGGGTACGCGCGTTGGTGGGAATGGAGGTGTCGGAGGTCGCGGTCCAGGTCGAGCGGCTGCATCTGACCCCGGCGCACGGCGCGGCACAGGGGAGGACGCGATGA
- a CDS encoding VOC family protein has product MAGTSGGRPSIYPTLLYADAKAAIRQLTEAFGFTELSVYEGEDGSVLHAELVQGNGAVMVGSKGRGGLFDAAMKDAGTTGVYVAVADVDAHHRHAVEQGAEILMPPTDQDYGARDYMARDVEGNIWSFGTYTPEIGG; this is encoded by the coding sequence ATGGCAGGCACGAGCGGTGGGCGGCCCAGCATCTATCCGACGCTGCTGTACGCGGACGCCAAGGCGGCGATCCGGCAGCTGACGGAGGCGTTCGGCTTCACCGAGCTGTCGGTGTACGAGGGTGAGGACGGCTCGGTGCTGCACGCCGAGCTGGTGCAGGGCAACGGCGCGGTGATGGTCGGCTCCAAGGGCCGCGGCGGTCTCTTCGACGCGGCGATGAAGGACGCGGGCACGACCGGGGTGTACGTCGCCGTGGCAGACGTCGACGCACACCACCGGCACGCCGTGGAGCAGGGCGCGGAGATCCTGATGCCCCCGACGGACCAGGACTACGGAGCGCGGGACTACATGGCCCGGGACGTCGAGGGCAACATCTGGAGCTTCGGGACCTATACGCCGGAGATAGGCGGCTAG
- a CDS encoding lysozyme: MARDRKPSRHRARVLAASVAALTLSGTALAELPAAAAGKPKGHDVSSHQKDVDWQSAKNKGARFVYVKATEGRTYLNPYFDQQYTGSRDAGLLRGAYHFALPNKSSGKAQAQYFVNHGGGWSADGWTLPPALDIEYNPYDGKHRCYGLKKAAMVSWIKSFSSEVKRLTGRRPVIYTTAHWWNVCTGGSASFARNHALWVARYNTADAGALPRGWSYWTIWQYDNSGSLPGDQNLFNGSAAQLKKFARGS; the protein is encoded by the coding sequence ATGGCTCGTGATCGCAAACCGTCCCGCCACCGCGCCCGCGTCCTCGCGGCCTCCGTGGCCGCGCTCACCCTCTCGGGAACCGCACTGGCCGAGTTACCGGCCGCGGCGGCGGGCAAGCCGAAGGGGCACGACGTCTCCTCGCACCAGAAGGACGTCGACTGGCAGAGCGCGAAGAACAAGGGCGCCAGGTTCGTCTACGTCAAGGCGACCGAGGGCCGGACCTATCTCAACCCGTACTTCGACCAGCAGTACACCGGATCGCGCGACGCGGGACTCCTCCGCGGGGCGTACCACTTCGCGCTGCCGAACAAGTCGTCGGGCAAGGCGCAGGCACAGTACTTCGTGAACCACGGCGGCGGCTGGAGCGCGGACGGCTGGACCCTGCCGCCGGCGCTCGACATCGAATACAACCCGTACGACGGCAAGCACCGGTGCTACGGCCTGAAGAAGGCCGCGATGGTCAGCTGGATCAAGTCCTTCAGCAGCGAGGTCAAGCGGCTCACCGGCCGGCGTCCGGTGATCTACACGACCGCCCACTGGTGGAACGTCTGCACCGGCGGCAGCGCTTCCTTCGCCCGGAACCACGCGCTGTGGGTGGCCCGTTACAACACCGCGGACGCCGGAGCGCTGCCGCGCGGATGGTCGTACTGGACGATCTGGCAGTACGACAACAGCGGCAGCCTGCCGGGTGATCAGAATCTCTTCAACGGCTCCGCGGCACAGCTGAAGAAGTTCGCCCGGGGCTCGTGA
- a CDS encoding nucleopolyhedrovirus P10 family protein, translating to MTDRWTQSVRHQLGLGRLLPLGGARDGAWIAEEAAEAVLRRAVRGVRGVRLESLRIALADPAAAHEPVVPPPPSALPPGPLRISAQFAATAREPLPTTADRLRTGLATAATELLGLVVAEVDLTVTALLDEEPEAAAVRQPEPPSAVVADDPAAAAALAVPGVTGITAALGQAVRSEAALPRGHVRVEVAVDADHRALDVARAVRERVGKALPGHPTVAVLVTAVG from the coding sequence ATGACCGACCGGTGGACACAGTCCGTACGGCATCAGCTCGGCCTCGGCAGGCTGCTGCCTTTGGGGGGCGCGCGCGACGGTGCGTGGATCGCGGAGGAGGCGGCCGAGGCGGTGCTGCGGCGTGCGGTACGGGGGGTGCGCGGCGTGCGCCTGGAGTCGCTGCGGATCGCGCTCGCCGATCCGGCGGCGGCGCACGAGCCCGTCGTACCGCCACCGCCGAGCGCCCTGCCGCCGGGGCCGTTGCGGATCTCGGCGCAGTTCGCGGCGACCGCGCGGGAGCCGCTGCCGACGACGGCGGACCGGCTGCGGACGGGCCTGGCGACCGCAGCCACGGAGCTGCTGGGGCTGGTGGTGGCGGAGGTCGACCTGACGGTGACGGCGCTGCTGGACGAGGAGCCGGAGGCCGCCGCGGTACGGCAGCCCGAGCCGCCGTCGGCCGTGGTGGCCGACGATCCCGCGGCGGCCGCCGCCCTCGCGGTGCCCGGCGTCACGGGGATCACCGCCGCGCTGGGGCAGGCGGTGCGGAGCGAGGCGGCCCTGCCGCGAGGCCACGTCCGGGTGGAGGTCGCGGTCGACGCGGACCACCGGGCGCTGGACGTGGCCCGGGCGGTCCGCGAGCGGGTGGGGAAGGCGCTCCCCGGTCATCCGACGGTGGCGGTGCTGGTCACCGCGGTCGGGTGA
- a CDS encoding enoyl-CoA hydratase/isomerase family protein — MGQELVPLLDKDGVRLTVEDTLATVTLTNPAKLNAQSPALWRSLAEAGRLVPGSVRVVVLRGEGKSFSAGLDRQMFTPEGIEGEPSFIDLARSGDAELDAAIAEFQEGFTWWRRSDVVSIAAVQGHAIGAGFQLALACDLRVVADDVQFAMRETGLGLVPDLTGTHPLVSLVGYARALEICATGRFVLAEEAVNTGLANIAVPRDQLDDAVRDLAGALLAAPRDAVIETKALLRGAQDRTYDEQRAAERAAQARRLRDLAGIGE, encoded by the coding sequence ATGGGCCAGGAACTCGTTCCCCTGCTCGACAAGGACGGCGTACGGCTCACCGTCGAGGACACCCTCGCCACGGTGACGCTGACCAACCCGGCCAAGCTCAACGCGCAGAGCCCCGCTCTGTGGCGGTCGCTCGCCGAGGCGGGTCGGCTGGTGCCGGGCTCCGTCCGGGTCGTCGTGCTGCGCGGCGAGGGCAAGTCCTTCTCCGCGGGGCTCGACCGGCAGATGTTCACGCCGGAGGGGATCGAGGGCGAGCCGTCGTTCATCGACCTCGCCCGCAGTGGTGACGCCGAACTCGACGCCGCCATCGCGGAGTTCCAGGAGGGCTTCACCTGGTGGCGGCGGAGCGACGTCGTGTCCATCGCCGCCGTCCAGGGGCATGCCATCGGGGCGGGCTTCCAGCTCGCGCTCGCCTGCGACCTTCGCGTCGTCGCCGACGACGTGCAGTTCGCCATGCGCGAGACCGGTCTGGGCCTGGTCCCGGACCTCACGGGCACCCACCCGCTCGTCTCGCTCGTCGGCTACGCCCGTGCGCTGGAGATCTGCGCCACCGGGCGCTTCGTCCTGGCCGAGGAAGCCGTCAACACCGGCCTGGCCAACATCGCCGTCCCCCGGGACCAGCTCGACGACGCCGTACGCGACCTCGCCGGCGCCCTGCTGGCCGCGCCGCGGGACGCCGTCATCGAGACCAAGGCGCTGCTCCGCGGCGCCCAGGACCGCACCTACGACGAGCAGCGCGCCGCCGAGCGCGCCGCACAGGCACGCCGACTGCGCGACCTGGCCGGCATCGGCGAGTGA
- a CDS encoding inorganic phosphate transporter — MENFSLILAIVVVTALAFDFTNGFHDTANAMATTISTGALKPKVAVAMSAALNLVGAFLSVEVANTISKGLVDESGIRPEVIFAALVGAILWNLLTWLVGLPSSSSHALMGGLIGATIASAGTGAVHGDVLVTKVLIPAIAAPLVAGIAAMLATRLSYSLGKKADGKSAAKGFRAGQIASAGLVSLAHGTNDAQKTMGIITLALVAGGAVAPDSDPPTWVILSAGLAIALGTYLGGWRIIRTMGKGLTDLQPQQGFAAQTSAATVILASSHLGFSLSTTHSVSGSVMGAGLGRKGGVVRWSTATRMFVAWGLTLPAAALVGALAESVCDLGDWGTALVAVFLIASSAAIWKISRREVVDASNVNDTDEPAGVVTTAIAAVTPPPAGPVADDLTATIPAPAAATTEPAVPPAAAV; from the coding sequence ATGGAAAACTTCTCGCTGATCCTCGCGATTGTGGTGGTAACCGCACTCGCGTTCGATTTCACGAACGGTTTTCACGACACCGCCAACGCGATGGCCACGACCATCTCGACCGGTGCGCTCAAGCCCAAGGTCGCGGTGGCCATGTCCGCCGCGCTCAACCTTGTGGGCGCCTTCCTCTCCGTGGAGGTCGCCAACACGATCTCCAAGGGTCTCGTCGACGAGAGCGGCATACGTCCAGAGGTGATCTTCGCGGCCCTGGTGGGCGCGATCCTCTGGAACCTGCTGACCTGGCTGGTCGGACTCCCCTCCAGCTCCTCGCACGCCCTCATGGGCGGTCTGATAGGCGCCACCATCGCTTCGGCGGGCACGGGCGCGGTCCACGGTGACGTCCTGGTCACCAAGGTCCTGATCCCGGCGATCGCGGCCCCGCTGGTCGCGGGCATCGCGGCCATGCTGGCCACGCGGCTCTCCTACTCCCTCGGCAAGAAGGCGGACGGCAAGTCGGCCGCCAAGGGCTTCCGCGCGGGCCAGATCGCCTCGGCCGGCCTGGTGTCCCTCGCCCACGGCACGAACGACGCGCAGAAGACGATGGGCATCATCACCCTCGCCCTCGTCGCCGGCGGCGCCGTCGCGCCCGACTCCGACCCGCCCACCTGGGTCATCCTCTCCGCCGGTCTGGCCATCGCGCTCGGCACGTACCTGGGCGGCTGGCGCATCATCCGCACGATGGGCAAGGGCCTGACCGACCTCCAGCCGCAGCAGGGCTTCGCCGCCCAGACCAGCGCGGCGACGGTCATCCTGGCCTCCTCGCACCTCGGCTTCTCCCTCTCCACCACGCACTCCGTCTCCGGTTCGGTGATGGGCGCGGGCCTCGGCCGCAAGGGCGGCGTGGTCCGCTGGTCGACGGCGACGCGGATGTTCGTGGCGTGGGGTCTCACGCTCCCGGCGGCCGCCCTGGTGGGTGCGCTGGCCGAGTCCGTGTGCGACCTCGGCGACTGGGGCACGGCGCTCGTCGCGGTCTTCCTGATCGCCTCCAGCGCGGCCATCTGGAAGATCTCGCGCCGCGAGGTCGTGGACGCGTCGAACGTCAACGACACCGACGAGCCGGCCGGTGTGGTCACCACGGCGATCGCGGCCGTGACTCCGCCCCCGGCGGGCCCGGTGGCGGACGACCTGACCGCCACGATCCCCGCCCCGGCAGCGGCCACCACGGAGCCGGCCGTACCGCCGGCCGCCGCGGTCTGA
- a CDS encoding alpha/beta hydrolase family protein encodes MRTVKAAAAAVTVALAAGAASVAAGRLASDAALKAPPGRPLPSEPRLTVHATAAGQIALTRDLAALRPGTYGLAGDDVHAVVGPVLGTASHSADTVVRRLERVTHGTLEPGAKVWFTPQLHTGDPRSALGLDHADVEIPGELGTLPAWSVPGVRDTWVIAVHGLGTTRELSMNVMQFLVDRRFPVLALGYRGDLGAPRQPDGLNHLGETEWRDLDAAIRHALRNGARNVVLLGWSTGATMALRAAAHSGVRERIRGLILDSPVLSWETTLRALASARRTPGALLPLAVRAAQGRTGLHGDRLAEAVDPDLLKVPTLILHGPDDTVAPWALSRRLAATRPDLVALHTVPQAPHGAMWNADPAGYEEALRRFLTPLM; translated from the coding sequence GTGCGCACTGTCAAAGCGGCGGCCGCCGCCGTCACCGTGGCCCTGGCCGCCGGAGCCGCGAGCGTCGCCGCCGGGCGGCTCGCCAGCGATGCCGCTCTCAAGGCGCCCCCGGGCCGGCCCCTGCCCAGCGAACCCCGGCTCACCGTGCACGCCACGGCCGCCGGCCAGATCGCCCTGACCCGCGACCTCGCCGCCCTGCGCCCCGGCACGTACGGCCTCGCGGGCGACGACGTCCACGCGGTCGTCGGCCCCGTCCTCGGCACCGCGTCCCACTCCGCCGACACCGTCGTACGCCGTCTCGAACGCGTCACGCACGGCACCCTCGAACCCGGCGCCAAGGTGTGGTTCACCCCCCAGCTCCACACCGGCGACCCACGCTCCGCCCTCGGCCTCGACCACGCCGACGTCGAGATCCCCGGCGAACTCGGCACCCTGCCCGCGTGGTCCGTGCCCGGCGTCCGCGACACCTGGGTCATCGCCGTCCACGGCCTCGGCACCACCCGCGAACTCTCCATGAACGTCATGCAGTTCCTCGTCGACCGGCGCTTCCCGGTGCTCGCCCTCGGCTACCGCGGTGACCTCGGCGCCCCCCGGCAGCCCGACGGCCTCAACCACCTCGGCGAGACCGAGTGGCGCGACCTGGACGCCGCGATCCGCCACGCCCTGCGCAACGGCGCCCGGAACGTCGTCCTGCTCGGCTGGTCCACCGGCGCCACCATGGCCCTGCGCGCCGCCGCCCACTCCGGCGTCCGCGAGCGCATCAGGGGCCTGATCCTGGACTCCCCGGTGCTCAGCTGGGAGACCACCCTGCGCGCCCTCGCCTCGGCCCGCCGCACCCCGGGCGCCCTGCTGCCCCTCGCCGTCCGTGCCGCCCAGGGCCGCACCGGACTGCACGGCGACCGCCTCGCCGAAGCCGTCGACCCCGACCTGCTCAAGGTGCCCACCCTGATCCTGCACGGCCCGGACGACACCGTCGCCCCCTGGGCCCTCTCCCGCCGCCTCGCCGCCACCCGCCCCGACCTCGTCGCCCTCCACACCGTCCCGCAGGCCCCGCACGGAGCCATGTGGAACGCCGACCCGGCGGGCTACGAAGAGGCGCTCCGCCGTTTCCTGACACCGCTGATGTAA
- a CDS encoding Asp23/Gls24 family envelope stress response protein: protein MTEQTQTPDVETATQPRKAVKRGGGDPATRGRTTIADGVVEKIAGMAARDVLGVHAMGSGLSRTFGAVRDRVPGGSKSVTRGVKAEVGEVQTALDLEIVVDYGVSISDVARAVRENVIAAVERMTGLEVVEVNIAVSDVKLPEEEDDEPEPRIQ from the coding sequence ATGACAGAGCAGACGCAGACTCCCGACGTAGAGACCGCCACGCAGCCCCGCAAGGCCGTCAAGCGCGGCGGCGGTGACCCGGCGACCCGAGGACGGACCACCATCGCCGACGGGGTCGTGGAGAAGATCGCCGGGATGGCCGCCCGGGACGTCCTCGGCGTGCACGCCATGGGCAGTGGGCTCTCCCGCACCTTCGGGGCCGTCCGCGACCGGGTGCCCGGCGGCTCGAAATCCGTGACACGCGGCGTGAAGGCCGAGGTCGGCGAGGTGCAGACCGCGCTCGACCTGGAGATCGTCGTCGACTACGGCGTGTCGATCTCCGACGTGGCCCGGGCCGTCCGGGAGAACGTCATCGCGGCCGTGGAGCGGATGACCGGCCTGGAGGTCGTCGAGGTCAACATCGCGGTCAGCGACGTGAAACTGCCCGAGGAAGAGGACGACGAGCCGGAGCCCCGGATCCAGTGA
- a CDS encoding DUF6286 domain-containing protein, whose protein sequence is MSEPQGSEGTTQRLPVLEKPTEPDPAPPPPVLEGSGGSGRFWSPRRVPAAVAAVLLLGVAGLFLYDIAAVRAGQPAMRWRRELATQLAERTLDDTWVLVGAGVAAALGLWLIVLAATPGLRGVLPMRRTHADVRAGLYREAAALVLRDRAVEVAGVQSVRVRLSRAKADVSAVAHFRELDDVHADLDAVLGDAIRGLGLARPPSLSLHVRRPGKKG, encoded by the coding sequence ATGAGCGAGCCCCAGGGCTCCGAGGGCACGACGCAACGACTGCCGGTTCTGGAGAAGCCGACCGAACCGGACCCCGCACCACCACCACCGGTCCTCGAAGGCAGCGGCGGCAGCGGCCGTTTCTGGTCGCCCCGGCGCGTCCCCGCGGCCGTCGCCGCGGTGCTGCTCCTCGGCGTCGCCGGACTCTTCCTCTACGACATCGCGGCCGTCCGCGCCGGACAGCCGGCCATGCGCTGGCGCCGCGAACTGGCGACCCAGCTCGCCGAGCGGACCCTGGACGACACCTGGGTCCTCGTCGGCGCCGGCGTCGCCGCCGCCCTCGGCCTCTGGCTGATCGTCCTCGCCGCCACCCCCGGCCTGCGCGGCGTCCTGCCCATGCGGCGCACCCACGCCGACGTACGGGCCGGCCTGTACCGCGAGGCCGCCGCCCTGGTCCTGCGCGACCGGGCCGTCGAGGTCGCCGGTGTGCAGTCGGTGCGGGTCCGGCTGTCCCGCGCCAAGGCCGACGTCAGCGCGGTCGCGCACTTCCGTGAACTGGACGACGTACACGCCGACCTGGACGCCGTGCTCGGCGACGCGATCCGGGGGCTGGGGCTGGCCCGGCCGCCGTCGCTGTCGCTGCACGTGCGGCGGCCCGGGAAGAAGGGGTGA
- a CDS encoding ABC-F family ATP-binding cassette domain-containing protein: MISATGIELRAGARVLIESATFRVAKGDRIGLVGRNGAGKTTLTKCLAGEGIPAAGQITRSGEVGYLPQDPRTGDLDVLARDRILSARGLDVLIRKMRENEQRIANGQGATREKALKQYERQETEFLTKGGYAAEAEAATIAAALNLPDRVLGQPLHTLSGGQRRRIELARILFSDADTLLLDEPTNHLDADSIVWLRDYLKTYRGGFIVISHDVDLVETVVNKVFYLDANRAQIDVYNMGWKLYQQQREADEKRRKRERQNAEKKAAALHSQADKMRAKATKTVAAQNMAKRADRLLAGLEAVRVSDKVAKLRFPEPAPCGKTPLTAEGLSKSYGSLEIFTDVDLAIDKGSRVVILGLNGAGKTTLLRLLAGAEQPDTGAVVPGHGLKIGYYAQEHETLDPDRTVLENMRSAAPDMDLVEVRKVLGSFLFSGDDVDKPAGVLSGGEKTRLALATLVVSSANVLLLDEPTNNLDPASREEILGALRTYKGAVVLVTHDEGAVEALQPERIILLPDGVEDLWGADYADLVALA; the protein is encoded by the coding sequence GTGATCTCCGCCACCGGTATCGAGCTGCGCGCCGGCGCCCGAGTCCTCATCGAGTCCGCCACCTTCCGTGTCGCCAAGGGCGACCGCATCGGCCTGGTCGGCCGCAACGGCGCCGGGAAGACCACCCTCACCAAGTGCCTCGCCGGTGAGGGCATCCCCGCCGCCGGCCAGATCACCCGCTCCGGCGAGGTCGGCTACCTCCCGCAGGACCCCCGCACCGGCGACCTCGACGTCCTCGCCCGCGACCGCATCCTCTCCGCGCGCGGTCTCGACGTACTGATCCGCAAGATGCGCGAGAACGAACAGCGCATCGCCAACGGCCAGGGCGCCACCCGCGAGAAGGCGCTCAAGCAGTACGAGCGCCAGGAGACGGAGTTCCTCACCAAGGGCGGGTACGCCGCCGAGGCCGAGGCCGCCACCATCGCCGCCGCGCTGAACCTGCCCGACCGGGTGCTCGGCCAGCCGCTGCACACCCTCTCCGGCGGTCAGCGCCGCCGTATCGAGCTGGCCCGCATCCTGTTCTCGGACGCGGACACGCTGCTCCTCGACGAGCCCACGAACCACCTCGACGCCGACTCGATCGTCTGGCTGCGCGACTACCTCAAGACCTACCGCGGCGGCTTCATCGTGATCTCCCACGACGTCGACCTGGTCGAGACGGTCGTCAACAAGGTCTTCTACCTGGACGCCAACCGCGCCCAGATCGACGTCTACAACATGGGCTGGAAGCTCTACCAGCAGCAGCGCGAGGCCGACGAGAAGCGCAGGAAGCGCGAGCGGCAGAACGCCGAGAAGAAGGCTGCCGCCCTGCACTCGCAGGCCGACAAGATGCGCGCCAAGGCCACCAAGACGGTCGCCGCGCAGAACATGGCCAAGCGCGCCGACCGGCTGCTCGCCGGGCTGGAGGCGGTCCGGGTCTCCGACAAGGTCGCCAAGCTCCGCTTCCCGGAGCCGGCGCCCTGCGGCAAGACCCCGCTGACCGCCGAGGGACTGTCGAAGTCCTACGGCTCGCTGGAGATCTTCACCGACGTCGACCTGGCGATCGACAAGGGATCGAGGGTGGTCATCCTCGGGCTCAACGGCGCGGGCAAGACGACCCTGCTGCGGCTGCTCGCCGGCGCCGAGCAGCCGGACACCGGTGCCGTCGTCCCCGGCCACGGCCTGAAGATCGGCTACTACGCCCAGGAGCACGAGACCCTGGACCCGGACCGCACGGTCCTGGAGAACATGCGCTCGGCCGCCCCCGACATGGACCTCGTCGAGGTCCGCAAGGTGCTCGGCTCCTTCCTGTTCTCCGGCGACGACGTCGACAAGCCCGCAGGCGTCCTCTCCGGTGGTGAGAAGACCCGTCTCGCCCTCGCCACCCTGGTGGTCTCGTCGGCGAACGTGCTGCTCCTGGACGAGCCCACCAACAACCTCGACCCCGCCAGCCGCGAGGAGATCCTCGGCGCGCTGCGGACCTACAAGGGCGCCGTCGTCCTGGTCACCCACGACGAGGGCGCCGTCGAGGCGCTCCAGCCGGAGCGGATCATTCTGCTGCCGGACGGCGTCGAGGACCTGTGGGGCGCCGACTACGCGGATCTGGTCGCCCTGGCTTGA
- a CDS encoding class II aldolase/adducin family protein, with the protein MAEQRQEQRDGRDAGEDARTVGEPWGRGVREEEARAWERLVATARRTVTDGLVVGTSGNVSVRVGDTVLVTPSGVPYDRLTPDDVTGVDLDGRQVLGTLVPTSELPMHLAVHRSTDARAVVHTHAVHATAVSTLVPELPAVHYMSGALGGAVRVAPYATYGTEELAENMLHALADRTACLLQNHGTIAYGDTLDQAFDRTAQLEWMCHLWLTASSVPGLTPSLLSPEQVAEAGEKLRGYGQRR; encoded by the coding sequence ATGGCTGAGCAGCGGCAGGAGCAGCGGGACGGACGGGACGCCGGGGAGGACGCGCGGACCGTGGGCGAACCGTGGGGGCGCGGTGTGCGCGAGGAGGAGGCCCGCGCCTGGGAGCGCCTCGTCGCCACCGCCCGCCGCACCGTCACCGACGGACTCGTCGTCGGCACCTCCGGCAACGTCTCCGTCCGCGTCGGCGACACCGTGCTGGTCACGCCGTCGGGAGTGCCGTACGACCGGCTGACACCGGACGACGTCACCGGCGTCGACCTCGACGGGCGGCAGGTCCTCGGCACGCTGGTCCCGACCAGCGAGTTGCCCATGCATCTCGCCGTCCACCGCTCCACCGACGCCCGCGCCGTCGTCCACACCCACGCCGTCCACGCGACGGCCGTCTCCACGCTCGTGCCGGAGCTCCCCGCGGTCCACTACATGTCCGGCGCGCTCGGCGGCGCCGTCCGGGTTGCCCCGTATGCGACGTACGGCACCGAGGAGTTGGCCGAGAACATGCTCCACGCCCTCGCCGACCGCACCGCCTGCCTCCTCCAGAACCACGGCACGATCGCCTACGGCGACACCCTCGACCAGGCCTTCGACCGCACCGCCCAGCTGGAGTGGATGTGCCACCTGTGGCTGACGGCATCCTCGGTGCCGGGCCTGACCCCGAGCCTGCTGTCCCCGGAACAGGTCGCCGAGGCGGGGGAGAAGCTGCGGGGGTACGGCCAGCGCCGCTGA